A stretch of the Phycisphaerae bacterium genome encodes the following:
- the dnaE gene encoding DNA polymerase III subunit alpha, giving the protein MAEQEEINNTTSAKGRGFAHLHLHTQYSLLDGAIAPEKLFARCAADGMNSVAITDHGNMFGAVDFYLAAKAANIKPIIGIEAYIAPDSRFNKQKASISDAAYHLILLAENNTGYHNLLKLASIGYTEGFYYRPRIDKEILAELNEGLICATACLKGEVNVMLARQDMEAAKKAVEDYLKIFGDKRFFLEVQQHEPTDVPHVRGAIIDLARKMSLPLLATNDCHFLDADDYEAHDALTCISTGKKVTDTDRMKYPADVYVKTPAEMRQLFADVPDACDNTLLVAERCNVEIDTKHRHAPSFKPADGSTPDKFLTKLCYEGAEKRYGKITDEIKQRIDHELTVIESKGFSSYFLIVWDFCRYATENNIPTGARGSGVGTVVGYCLGLCNVDPIKYDLLFERFMDPERNEMPDIDIDICQDGRAKLLDYVRNKYGHIAQIITFGTMKARAVIRDVCRVLDVPLAEADKLAKLVPASLGITLEDALKQEPDLKSAYENNPTTRKVIDIGKRLEGLARHASVHACGVVIADEPLTNFVPLYRDSKSEDVVTQYEGPLIDKIGLLKMDFLGLRTLSVIQQTINLVEATHGVKIDIEKIDIADAKVFEIFASGKTKGIFQFESGGMQDLLMRLKPDRIEDLIAANALYRPGPMALIGDFIDRKHGAKWDVPHQIMKEVLEETFGIMVYQEQVMRICNRLGDIPLRQAYTLIKAISKKQASVISKQRHKFIEGCAEKGLNQHKADEIFELIERFAGYGFNKSHATRYSFIAFQTAYLKAYWPVEFMASLLTYEKGDADKVADYIGECRQMGIEVAPPDINESSNDFTVIYEEESHRKAGKGLIRFGLAAVKGVGEKAVEQIIAARERVGQFHSLFHFCENVDLRLVNKQVMESLIKAGAFDNLGGSRSQMMAGLEIMMKAGANMQTDRASGQMGLFESDEVKQDYETDHLKLPDVPAWPETQMLAYEKEVLGLYVTKNPLSEHADTISVYSTLNTSQLKDETSGRPVIIGGMVQKVRSIVTRNGRNAGAKMAVFTLQDLQGNCEVVMWSDCFAVFGQMLAVDKILFVRGKVDLTRETPQIICEELIDIEHAATKITANRSVNILLDEAQATKEKIARLKSICSAHRGKSPVYITVKTNTGFKVKTMAGRNLNVNPSTDFCRQMEQLLGANNFQLSR; this is encoded by the coding sequence ATGGCAGAGCAAGAAGAAATAAATAATACAACATCGGCAAAGGGGCGGGGCTTCGCTCATCTTCATTTGCATACGCAGTATTCACTGCTGGACGGAGCGATAGCGCCTGAAAAACTTTTCGCACGCTGCGCCGCAGACGGGATGAATTCTGTCGCCATTACCGACCACGGCAATATGTTCGGGGCGGTCGATTTCTACCTTGCGGCAAAGGCCGCCAATATCAAACCAATCATCGGAATCGAGGCGTATATCGCGCCTGACAGCCGATTTAATAAGCAGAAAGCCTCAATCTCAGACGCGGCATATCATCTTATTCTGCTTGCGGAGAACAATACCGGCTATCACAATCTGCTCAAACTTGCGAGTATCGGATACACGGAAGGTTTTTATTACCGGCCCCGAATCGATAAGGAAATTCTGGCCGAGCTGAACGAAGGTCTTATCTGCGCGACGGCCTGTCTTAAAGGCGAAGTCAATGTAATGCTCGCCAGGCAGGATATGGAAGCGGCAAAAAAAGCGGTCGAAGATTACCTGAAGATATTCGGCGATAAAAGGTTCTTCCTTGAAGTTCAGCAGCATGAGCCAACCGATGTGCCGCACGTTCGCGGCGCGATAATCGACCTTGCGCGGAAGATGTCGCTGCCGCTGCTGGCGACGAACGACTGTCATTTTCTCGACGCGGACGATTACGAAGCGCACGACGCTCTTACATGCATCAGTACGGGGAAAAAAGTTACGGACACCGACAGGATGAAGTATCCGGCCGATGTATATGTGAAAACGCCGGCGGAGATGCGTCAGCTTTTCGCGGATGTACCGGATGCGTGCGATAATACACTGCTTGTCGCCGAAAGATGCAATGTGGAAATCGACACGAAGCATCGGCACGCGCCGAGTTTCAAGCCGGCGGACGGTTCGACGCCTGACAAGTTTCTGACGAAACTCTGTTACGAAGGCGCGGAAAAACGCTACGGCAAAATCACAGACGAGATAAAACAGCGGATCGACCATGAATTGACGGTTATCGAGAGCAAAGGTTTTTCGAGTTATTTTCTGATTGTGTGGGATTTCTGCCGATATGCGACGGAGAATAATATTCCGACCGGGGCCAGGGGCAGCGGAGTCGGAACGGTTGTCGGGTATTGCCTGGGTCTGTGCAATGTCGACCCGATTAAATACGATTTGCTGTTCGAGCGGTTTATGGACCCCGAACGAAACGAGATGCCTGATATCGATATCGACATCTGCCAGGACGGCAGGGCAAAACTTCTGGATTATGTCCGCAACAAGTATGGTCATATCGCCCAGATTATTACCTTCGGCACGATGAAGGCCCGCGCGGTCATACGCGATGTATGCAGAGTTCTCGACGTTCCTTTGGCCGAGGCGGACAAACTTGCCAAACTCGTGCCGGCAAGTTTGGGCATTACGCTCGAAGACGCGCTTAAGCAGGAGCCGGATTTAAAGAGCGCTTATGAAAATAATCCTACGACAAGAAAAGTTATAGATATAGGAAAGAGACTGGAAGGTCTCGCCCGGCACGCATCGGTGCACGCCTGCGGTGTTGTGATTGCCGATGAACCTTTGACGAATTTTGTGCCGCTGTACCGCGATTCGAAATCTGAAGATGTCGTTACTCAATACGAAGGTCCGCTGATTGACAAAATCGGTCTGCTGAAGATGGACTTTCTCGGTTTGCGGACACTGAGCGTTATTCAGCAGACTATCAATCTTGTGGAAGCGACGCACGGAGTCAAAATCGATATCGAGAAGATTGACATTGCCGATGCGAAGGTTTTCGAGATATTCGCATCCGGCAAGACGAAAGGCATTTTCCAGTTCGAATCGGGGGGGATGCAGGATTTGCTTATGCGGCTCAAACCCGACCGAATCGAAGACCTCATCGCGGCAAACGCTCTGTACCGGCCGGGGCCGATGGCACTTATCGGAGATTTCATCGACCGTAAACACGGGGCCAAATGGGACGTGCCGCACCAGATAATGAAGGAAGTACTCGAAGAGACTTTCGGGATTATGGTATATCAGGAACAGGTGATGCGAATCTGCAACAGGCTGGGCGATATACCGCTGCGACAGGCCTATACGCTTATCAAGGCGATAAGCAAGAAACAGGCCTCGGTTATTTCCAAACAGAGACATAAATTTATCGAGGGCTGCGCGGAAAAGGGACTGAATCAGCACAAGGCCGATGAAATTTTCGAACTTATCGAACGGTTCGCCGGTTACGGTTTCAACAAGAGCCACGCGACAAGATATTCTTTCATCGCTTTTCAGACGGCATATCTGAAGGCTTACTGGCCGGTGGAATTCATGGCTTCGCTTTTGACTTATGAAAAAGGCGATGCCGACAAGGTCGCCGATTATATCGGCGAGTGCAGGCAGATGGGAATTGAGGTTGCTCCGCCGGATATAAACGAAAGCTCGAACGATTTTACGGTCATCTACGAAGAGGAAAGCCATCGAAAAGCAGGCAAGGGCCTGATACGTTTCGGACTTGCCGCGGTTAAAGGCGTAGGCGAAAAGGCGGTCGAGCAGATTATCGCGGCAAGAGAAAGAGTCGGACAATTCCACAGCCTGTTTCACTTTTGCGAAAACGTCGATTTGCGGCTGGTCAATAAACAGGTAATGGAATCATTAATAAAGGCAGGAGCATTCGATAATCTCGGCGGAAGCAGGTCGCAAATGATGGCCGGACTCGAGATAATGATGAAAGCCGGGGCGAATATGCAGACCGACCGGGCCAGCGGACAGATGGGACTGTTCGAGTCAGATGAGGTAAAACAGGATTATGAAACTGACCATTTGAAACTTCCGGATGTGCCCGCGTGGCCGGAGACGCAGATGCTCGCTTATGAAAAAGAAGTGCTCGGTCTTTATGTTACGAAAAATCCGCTAAGCGAACACGCCGATACTATAAGTGTTTACAGTACGCTGAATACATCGCAGCTCAAGGATGAAACTTCCGGCAGGCCGGTGATTATCGGCGGGATGGTTCAGAAAGTCCGAAGTATCGTAACCCGCAACGGCAGAAACGCCGGTGCCAAGATGGCGGTATTTACACTTCAGGATTTGCAGGGAAACTGCGAAGTCGTGATGTGGTCGGATTGTTTCGCGGTGTTCGGGCAAATGCTGGCGGTCGATAAAATCCTGTTCGTCAGGGGTAAAGTTGACCTGACGAGGGAAACGCCGCAGATTATATGCGAAGAGTTAATCGATATCGAACACGCGGCGACGAAGATAACAGCCAACAGGAGCGTAAATATTCTGCTGGACGAGGCGCAGGCAACGAAGGAAAAAATCGCGCGATTAAAAAGTATCTGTTCGGCGCATCGCGGAAAAAGTCCGGTTTATATAACCGTAAAAACAAACACGGGTTTCAAGGTCAAGACCATGGCGGGCAGGAATCTGAATGTCAATCCATCGACGGATTTCTGCCGGCAGATGGAACAGCTTCTCGGTGCGAATAATTTTCAGTTGTCGAGATGA
- a CDS encoding PH domain-containing protein: MPEYKQMVQNLPQGTKQCPYCAELILTAAIKCRYCGEFLNKPVKTEAEPSQEKSPDKEIQAEKFFEASPSLWILAGNFLKIAIVFTVCYFMAFWPVKKLLTNLKLPTDAIAEIEKYRAIVALSLAAAALIIFLFRVIKLKSIRYRVTTDRIEWARGLLERRIDNIDMFRIVDMSMHRSFSDRLTGIGSVTLITNDKTDPEFRFEKVRRPKQLYDLIKKASLDADGKRSVVHLE; this comes from the coding sequence ATGCCTGAATACAAACAAATGGTGCAGAATTTGCCGCAGGGCACTAAGCAATGTCCTTATTGTGCTGAGCTGATTCTCACTGCCGCGATAAAGTGCCGCTACTGCGGCGAGTTTCTTAACAAGCCTGTTAAAACAGAAGCTGAGCCTTCGCAGGAAAAATCGCCGGATAAGGAAATTCAGGCTGAGAAGTTTTTCGAGGCGTCGCCTTCGCTTTGGATACTCGCCGGCAATTTCCTGAAAATAGCAATTGTTTTTACGGTATGTTATTTTATGGCGTTCTGGCCGGTTAAAAAACTTCTGACAAACCTTAAACTTCCCACTGATGCAATTGCTGAAATAGAAAAATATAGAGCCATCGTGGCTCTATCACTGGCCGCGGCGGCATTGATTATCTTTTTATTCAGGGTCATCAAACTGAAAAGTATTCGCTACAGGGTGACCACCGACAGGATTGAATGGGCAAGAGGACTGCTTGAAAGACGCATCGACAATATCGATATGTTCCGGATTGTCGATATGAGTATGCACCGAAGTTTTTCGGACAGGCTTACGGGAATAGGTTCTGTTACGCTGATTACCAATGACAAGACCGACCCTGAATTCAGGTTTGAAAAAGTACGCAGACCGAAACAGCTTTACGACCTCATTAAAAAGGCAAGCCTCGACGCCGACGGCAAAAGAAGCGTCGTTCATCTCGAATAA
- a CDS encoding TerB family tellurite resistance protein — MAMTQQEQIQYLANIYYLACGDGCFEVEEDYLLQDIAKGIGAGYLETRKALDSAQQKDFEIKLPLRFSEKIRNLEDMMFVAMSDKKLHQMEKKIIVTFAKQIGISQQDLDLIREEAKGRLKAMGK; from the coding sequence ATGGCAATGACACAGCAGGAGCAGATACAATATTTAGCCAATATTTATTATTTGGCCTGTGGGGATGGATGTTTTGAAGTGGAAGAAGATTATCTTCTGCAGGATATCGCCAAGGGAATCGGGGCAGGATATTTGGAGACAAGAAAAGCGCTGGACTCGGCGCAGCAGAAAGATTTTGAAATAAAACTGCCGCTGCGCTTCTCTGAAAAAATACGAAACCTTGAAGATATGATGTTTGTTGCGATGAGCGATAAAAAACTGCATCAGATGGAAAAGAAAATTATTGTAACCTTTGCGAAACAAATTGGCATAAGTCAGCAGGATTTGGACCTTATACGCGAGGAAGCAAAGGGAAGACTTAAGGCGATGGGAAAATAA
- the cimA gene encoding citramalate synthase — protein sequence MERIKIYDTTLRDGMQAEGVSFSLDDKLAIAKHLDKLGFDYIEGGYASSNQKEMQFFLEAAKLDLKSAKIAGFGNTRRADATCQTDASLNAILACKTPVATLVGKCWDLHVTEVLRCSLDDNIKICAESVQYMKSKGLEVIFDAEHFFDGFKKNSDYAMKVLAAVVDAGTDVIVLCETNGGCLPNDVYDMTKAVKQKFGKVSLGIHCHNDTDCAVANSLAAVHAGARHVQGTINGLGERTGNANLCTIIPNLAIKMGYEILSPDKIKMLSETSRFISETANLSPASNMPYVGESAFAHKAGLHVDALRKNKKTYEHIDPALVGNERRFLISELSGKANVLAKLEKANIAQDKDLAKKILDKVQDLENKGYQFEAAEASFELLVKKIMRTYKPFFKLEKFHVTVEKDLYGKMVSQATVKLIVNGSVEHVVSESDGPVDALYSALCKSLERLYPTVREMHLIDYKVRIVNPAAATAATIRVIIETRDKDAIWGTVGVSENIIEASWQALVDSVEYKLLKDGKIPQND from the coding sequence ATGGAAAGAATCAAAATCTACGACACAACTCTTCGCGATGGAATGCAGGCCGAAGGCGTCAGTTTTTCGCTCGACGACAAGCTTGCGATAGCAAAACATCTCGACAAGCTGGGCTTCGACTACATCGAAGGCGGCTACGCGTCGAGCAATCAAAAGGAAATGCAGTTCTTTCTTGAGGCCGCCAAACTCGATTTAAAATCAGCGAAAATCGCCGGCTTCGGCAATACCCGCAGAGCCGACGCTACCTGTCAGACCGATGCATCGTTGAACGCTATTCTTGCCTGCAAAACTCCCGTTGCCACACTTGTCGGCAAATGCTGGGATTTGCACGTTACAGAAGTCCTTCGATGCAGTCTCGATGATAATATAAAAATCTGCGCCGAATCCGTACAATATATGAAGTCGAAAGGTCTGGAAGTAATTTTCGACGCCGAGCATTTCTTCGACGGGTTCAAAAAAAATTCTGATTACGCGATGAAGGTTCTCGCCGCTGTTGTCGACGCCGGCACCGATGTAATTGTGCTTTGCGAAACTAATGGCGGATGTCTGCCGAATGACGTTTATGACATGACAAAAGCTGTAAAGCAAAAATTCGGCAAAGTATCGCTCGGTATTCATTGTCATAACGATACCGATTGTGCGGTCGCGAATTCTCTTGCCGCGGTTCACGCAGGAGCGAGACACGTGCAAGGCACAATCAACGGCCTTGGCGAAAGAACCGGAAACGCGAACCTGTGCACGATTATTCCTAATCTCGCGATTAAGATGGGCTATGAGATACTCAGTCCCGATAAAATAAAAATGCTGTCCGAGACTTCGCGGTTCATTTCGGAAACAGCTAATCTATCACCTGCTTCGAATATGCCTTATGTCGGCGAAAGCGCGTTTGCGCACAAAGCAGGCCTGCACGTCGATGCGCTGCGTAAGAACAAAAAGACTTACGAGCATATCGACCCGGCTCTTGTCGGCAACGAACGGCGGTTTCTGATTTCCGAGCTTTCCGGAAAGGCCAACGTCCTTGCCAAACTTGAAAAAGCAAACATCGCTCAGGACAAAGACCTCGCAAAAAAAATTCTCGACAAGGTTCAGGACCTCGAAAACAAGGGCTATCAGTTCGAGGCCGCCGAGGCCAGTTTCGAGTTGCTCGTCAAAAAAATAATGAGAACTTATAAGCCTTTCTTTAAGCTCGAAAAATTCCACGTAACTGTCGAGAAGGATCTTTACGGCAAAATGGTCAGCCAGGCTACCGTCAAACTTATTGTCAACGGTTCTGTCGAACACGTCGTCAGTGAAAGCGACGGCCCCGTCGATGCGCTTTACAGTGCGCTGTGTAAATCTCTCGAGAGGTTATACCCGACTGTCCGTGAAATGCATCTTATCGATTATAAGGTTCGTATCGTTAATCCCGCCGCCGCCACCGCCGCCACGATAAGAGTTATCATTGAAACCCGCGACAAGGATGCGATTTGGGGAACTGTCGGCGTTTCGGAAAACATCATCGAGGCAAGCTGGCAGGCTCTCGTTGACAGTGTCGAATACAAACTCCTCAAAGACGGCAAGATTCCGCAAAACGACTGA
- a CDS encoding PP2C family protein-serine/threonine phosphatase, with protein MLETLIKPNKNTTGFIDALFIFAGDIICPEIRKIIDYENFCWQIVDLDKFPEMRLSLENIGTAIIDAESVTGRNLKKWLEIISLLDRANIPTVLYGNTDNINIKKFKMLNVIEKKSARQIIPVIKISNVYRKSAIETKNYSSDISAKDHHAQQLETQLKMAGAVQRDFLPQTLPDSEKFKWSVAFMPADWVSGDIYDITRLDEKHIGFYLADAVGHSMPAALLTMFLKQAVQMRQTIGNKYKIFSPLEVVDNLNEKMFAQHLSGCQFATCCYCLLNTQTMNLSYCRAGHPYPILIRGNNPPQQLQTRGSLLGIFDNANFEQNSIQLVPGDKLLLYSDGAEPFIGSAENNVSLEFSKWFLEVVKLPAQAITSEFESITRQHKTFAELDDISLIVLEIQ; from the coding sequence ATGCTCGAAACCCTTATAAAACCGAACAAAAACACGACAGGCTTTATCGATGCCCTGTTTATTTTCGCCGGCGATATTATTTGCCCGGAAATCCGCAAAATCATTGACTACGAAAACTTCTGCTGGCAAATCGTGGATTTAGACAAATTTCCTGAAATGAGACTAAGCCTTGAAAATATAGGAACTGCCATAATCGATGCCGAATCGGTAACAGGCCGTAATTTGAAAAAATGGCTTGAAATTATTTCGCTGCTGGACAGGGCGAATATCCCTACAGTGCTCTATGGAAATACAGACAACATCAACATAAAAAAATTCAAAATGCTCAATGTAATCGAGAAAAAATCCGCCCGGCAGATTATCCCCGTAATAAAAATAAGTAATGTTTATCGAAAAAGTGCCATTGAAACTAAAAATTACAGCTCAGATATTTCAGCTAAAGACCATCATGCACAACAGCTCGAGACTCAGCTGAAAATGGCCGGTGCCGTTCAGCGTGATTTTCTGCCGCAAACCCTGCCAGACAGCGAAAAATTCAAATGGTCTGTCGCTTTTATGCCTGCGGACTGGGTATCAGGCGATATTTACGATATAACAAGACTCGATGAAAAGCATATAGGTTTCTATCTTGCCGACGCGGTGGGGCACTCAATGCCCGCCGCCCTGCTGACTATGTTTCTCAAACAGGCGGTTCAAATGCGGCAAACTATCGGCAATAAATATAAAATCTTTTCGCCGCTCGAGGTTGTGGATAATCTCAACGAGAAAATGTTTGCTCAGCATTTAAGCGGCTGCCAGTTTGCGACCTGCTGTTATTGCCTGTTGAACACACAAACGATGAACTTGTCTTATTGCAGAGCAGGCCATCCGTATCCGATTTTGATAAGGGGAAATAATCCGCCGCAGCAGCTTCAAACGAGAGGTTCGCTGCTTGGTATCTTTGATAACGCTAATTTTGAACAAAATTCAATACAGCTCGTCCCCGGCGATAAATTGCTTTTATATTCCGATGGCGCAGAACCGTTTATCGGCTCAGCCGAAAATAACGTGTCGCTCGAATTCAGCAAATGGTTTCTTGAGGTTGTAAAACTTCCGGCCCAGGCAATAACATCGGAATTTGAATCGATTACCCGGCAGCACAAAACTTTCGCCGAGCTTGACGACATTTCGCTGATTGTGCTCGAAATCCAGTGA
- a CDS encoding MGMT family protein — protein sequence MSKTELKYVIFQTAWGFFGLLADGKGLLRVTLPMSDFKTAKRYLLVGTFSKTKQDLNLCPALQKSVTAYYKDSYVNFYKLKLALNWENLTDFYKKVLNVCIKIPLGQTITYSELAKRAGFPKAARAVGSVLAKNPLPLIIPCHRVIRSDGKIGNFSAAGGSKTKKKMLEHEKIIAAKTPGH from the coding sequence ATGAGCAAAACCGAGCTAAAATACGTTATTTTTCAAACTGCCTGGGGTTTTTTCGGACTATTGGCCGATGGCAAAGGACTTTTGCGAGTAACTCTACCAATGAGCGATTTCAAGACCGCCAAAAGATACCTACTGGTCGGTACGTTTTCAAAGACGAAACAAGACCTGAATTTGTGTCCGGCACTGCAAAAAAGCGTAACGGCTTATTATAAAGACAGTTACGTAAATTTTTATAAGTTAAAATTGGCGTTAAACTGGGAAAATCTCACAGATTTTTATAAAAAGGTTCTTAATGTCTGCATTAAGATTCCACTCGGTCAAACAATCACATATTCCGAGCTTGCCAAACGTGCGGGCTTTCCCAAAGCGGCAAGGGCCGTAGGTAGTGTTCTCGCGAAAAATCCGCTGCCCTTAATTATTCCCTGCCACAGGGTTATCCGCTCTGACGGCAAAATCGGAAATTTCAGCGCAGCGGGCGGAAGCAAAACAAAAAAGAAAATGCTCGAACATGAAAAAATAATAGCCGCGAAGACACCAGGGCACTAA
- a CDS encoding DNA translocase FtsK 4TM domain-containing protein yields the protein MNKPVNLSSKAVQVIALAIVAMLFFSCMSFNIGDFPSKYVWPNNHPAVNWCGAVGAFFAYYLMYYVGPGVFIALAAAAAAIIVKLADKKISQPILRVVGMLLVTTAVSSVIYMIRRHAASALPTGSGGILGAGTVLFLKKNFSLLGTVIIVLSGFIVGSILLADSLVMGLLHLSGSVFMRTLGVFAPAWSAARKRSQKISEIWKKLSVKKAQPSVAQLLAEEAQSVLGRDLAAGGQIIQPVPVPGDIGIKTDEVIEDHLEKKLLISKKDQPEVKAVEPAYESESFDGYQLPPLDMLMEPEYNFGTVQEKIIRAKSSALEQVLNEFGIEAHVVGSEPGPTITMFELALAPGVKVSQISNLSNDIARALGALAVRIVAPLAGKHTIGIEVPNSQKETVRLKDLIVRAGETYKRMELPLFLGKDSSGQAIVSDLSTMPHLLIAGTTGSGKSVCINSIIMSIMLTKRPNEVKLVLVDPKMVEMTAFSKIPHLMAPIVTEISKAEQIFEWATMKMDERYALFAEAGVKNIAGYNLLGTEEIIRRFNPQSPDEEAKIPKRLPYFMIIVDELADLMMTSSKEIESYIVRIAQKSRAVGIHIVLATQRPQATVVTGLIKANLPSRISFRVASRMDSRIVLDQNGAETLLGQGDMLFLKPGTSDLVRAQGAFVDDTEVRKVVQHLAEQAEPQFHPELMQLNRLDASEAGKDELFDQAARIILESQRGSVSLLQRKLSIGYARASRIIEAMGASGILGEYKGSQAREVLMTLEEYERLRNQMEADKDAGYADMQDDEPQADDEENEPLDKSPHSVKEVNYDYSAPQQQEIINS from the coding sequence TTGAATAAGCCGGTGAATTTAAGCTCAAAGGCAGTGCAGGTAATCGCCCTGGCAATTGTGGCGATGTTATTTTTCAGCTGCATGAGTTTCAATATAGGTGATTTTCCAAGTAAATATGTCTGGCCGAACAATCATCCCGCGGTCAACTGGTGCGGCGCCGTTGGAGCCTTTTTCGCGTATTACCTGATGTACTACGTCGGGCCGGGCGTGTTTATCGCGCTTGCCGCCGCTGCTGCCGCGATTATTGTGAAACTTGCGGACAAAAAAATCAGCCAGCCGATTTTGCGAGTCGTCGGAATGCTGCTTGTAACGACGGCGGTCTCGTCGGTAATTTATATGATTCGCCGTCATGCGGCATCGGCTCTGCCGACAGGAAGTGGCGGAATCCTCGGCGCAGGAACGGTGTTATTTTTGAAAAAGAATTTTTCACTGCTCGGTACGGTAATTATCGTTCTGAGCGGCTTCATCGTAGGTTCGATTCTTTTGGCCGATTCGCTGGTTATGGGCCTGCTTCATTTGAGCGGCAGTGTGTTTATGCGGACACTTGGAGTTTTTGCTCCCGCGTGGTCGGCTGCGAGAAAACGCTCACAGAAAATTTCAGAAATATGGAAAAAATTAAGCGTTAAAAAAGCTCAGCCTTCAGTGGCACAGCTCCTTGCCGAAGAGGCGCAGTCCGTCCTGGGGCGAGACCTCGCCGCCGGCGGGCAGATTATCCAGCCGGTGCCTGTGCCTGGGGATATTGGAATAAAAACAGACGAGGTAATCGAAGACCATCTGGAGAAGAAACTTTTAATTTCCAAAAAAGACCAGCCTGAAGTTAAGGCTGTCGAACCGGCGTACGAGTCGGAAAGTTTTGACGGCTATCAGCTTCCTCCGCTGGATATGCTTATGGAGCCGGAATATAATTTCGGCACCGTACAGGAAAAGATTATCAGGGCCAAATCCTCGGCTCTCGAGCAGGTGCTCAACGAATTCGGCATTGAAGCGCACGTTGTCGGTTCCGAGCCGGGACCTACGATAACGATGTTCGAACTGGCGCTTGCGCCGGGCGTTAAGGTCAGTCAGATATCGAATCTTTCCAATGACATAGCGCGTGCCCTTGGCGCTCTGGCAGTGCGTATCGTTGCGCCTCTGGCCGGTAAACATACGATTGGAATCGAAGTGCCGAATAGTCAGAAGGAAACCGTTAGGCTCAAGGACCTGATTGTACGCGCAGGCGAAACCTATAAGCGAATGGAACTGCCGCTGTTTCTCGGCAAGGACTCTTCCGGCCAGGCGATTGTCAGCGACCTGTCGACTATGCCTCATCTGCTTATCGCCGGCACAACAGGTTCCGGAAAAAGCGTGTGCATAAACAGTATCATTATGAGCATTATGCTGACGAAACGGCCGAACGAGGTGAAACTTGTTCTGGTCGACCCGAAGATGGTTGAAATGACGGCCTTTTCCAAAATCCCGCACCTGATGGCGCCGATAGTTACGGAAATCAGCAAGGCCGAGCAAATATTCGAATGGGCCACGATGAAAATGGATGAACGCTACGCCCTCTTTGCCGAGGCCGGCGTGAAAAATATCGCAGGATACAATTTGCTTGGCACCGAGGAAATCATCCGCAGGTTTAATCCGCAAAGTCCCGATGAAGAGGCGAAGATTCCGAAACGCCTGCCTTATTTTATGATAATCGTCGATGAGCTTGCCGACCTTATGATGACCTCGTCGAAAGAAATAGAAAGCTATATCGTCCGTATCGCTCAGAAGAGCAGGGCGGTTGGTATTCATATAGTTCTTGCCACGCAGCGGCCGCAGGCGACGGTTGTCACAGGCCTCATCAAGGCAAACCTGCCGAGCCGTATAAGCTTCCGCGTCGCTTCGAGAATGGACAGCAGAATTGTGCTCGACCAGAACGGCGCCGAAACGCTGCTGGGTCAGGGCGATATGCTGTTCCTCAAACCCGGCACAAGCGACCTTGTTCGGGCTCAGGGCGCTTTCGTCGATGATACGGAAGTCCGCAAGGTCGTACAGCATCTTGCCGAACAGGCCGAGCCGCAATTCCATCCCGAGCTTATGCAGCTTAATCGTCTCGATGCGAGCGAGGCGGGCAAAGATGAACTGTTCGACCAGGCCGCGAGAATCATACTCGAATCGCAGCGCGGCAGTGTTTCTCTATTGCAGAGAAAACTCAGTATCGGCTACGCCCGCGCAAGCAGAATTATCGAAGCAATGGGCGCTTCTGGAATCCTCGGTGAATATAAAGGCAGCCAGGCCCGTGAAGTTTTGATGACGCTCGAAGAATATGAACGGCTCAGGAACCAGATGGAAGCTGATAAAGACGCCGGATACGCAGATATGCAGGATGATGAACCCCAGGCTGACGATGAAGAAAATGAACCGCTGGACAAGTCGCCGCACAGCGTTAAGGAAGTTAATTATGATTACTCCGCTCCCCAGCAGCAGGAGATTATAAATTCTTAG
- a CDS encoding RidA family protein, with amino-acid sequence MKKISTVNAPAAIGPYSQGITSGNTIYLSGQLGLDPKTGKLADGGIAAETKQALENIKAVLLAAGSDLASVVMVNVYLADMGEFSKMNELYATYFTEPYPARGTVAVKSLPKDGRVEISVIAVK; translated from the coding sequence ATTAAAAAAATAAGTACGGTAAATGCACCGGCGGCGATTGGGCCTTATTCACAGGGTATAACTTCAGGGAACACAATATATCTCTCGGGCCAGTTAGGACTTGACCCGAAGACGGGCAAACTCGCCGATGGTGGAATCGCCGCTGAAACAAAACAGGCACTTGAGAACATTAAAGCTGTTTTGCTTGCGGCAGGAAGCGACCTTGCAAGTGTTGTGATGGTGAACGTTTATCTTGCGGATATGGGCGAGTTTTCAAAAATGAATGAACTTTACGCGACTTATTTTACCGAGCCGTATCCGGCTCGTGGGACGGTGGCGGTGAAATCTTTGCCGAAAGATGGACGTGTTGAGATATCTGTAATTGCTGTAAAATAA